A genomic window from Desulfovibrio gilichinskyi includes:
- a CDS encoding HD domain-containing phosphohydrolase, translating into MSSYPKNTEPYNKTSRILIVEDEAIVALDIKARLQILGYTVIGVASNGIDAIEIALKQSPDLILMDIMLEGDLDGIDTAEVINGDGSIPVIYITAYADEETLKRAKITEPFGYIIKPFEDRELSLTIEMALYKHKAESSIKESRRWLETTFNSIGDAVITTNPHGIIKSANKTAVNMLGCSENELCTKDFNTEINMVNSSTLKSLNLLIDFQKKPEKNISIDDIALKTKVKIIPVSVNISRIQDRNTIMGTVVVMRDISQLKESEIALKNSLKQIRRAFDETVASLAIMSEKRDPYTSGHQERVAELASRIATKLRLPLEKIHCVKISGLLHDIGKISIPAEILSKPTRLTDLEMSLVKTHPEAGYEILKGISFPWPVAKIVLQHHERLDGTGYPKGLTEKFTLPESKIIAVADVVEAMSSHRPYRPALGFAKAIAEIVKGRGIVYDADVVDACINIIEYEKFSFAP; encoded by the coding sequence ATGTCTTCTTATCCAAAAAATACAGAACCATACAATAAAACATCGCGAATTCTTATCGTAGAAGATGAAGCGATTGTCGCCCTTGATATAAAAGCAAGACTTCAAATCTTAGGTTACACGGTAATAGGCGTTGCTTCCAATGGAATCGACGCCATTGAAATTGCGCTCAAACAATCGCCTGATCTGATTTTAATGGACATAATGCTGGAAGGAGATTTGGACGGCATAGACACAGCCGAAGTAATCAATGGTGACGGTTCAATTCCGGTTATTTATATCACTGCCTACGCAGACGAAGAAACGCTGAAGCGGGCCAAAATAACAGAACCTTTCGGTTACATAATCAAGCCGTTTGAGGACAGAGAACTTAGCCTGACTATTGAAATGGCTCTTTATAAGCACAAAGCGGAAAGTTCTATTAAAGAAAGCCGTCGCTGGCTTGAAACTACTTTCAACAGTATCGGTGACGCGGTCATCACTACAAATCCGCATGGAATAATTAAATCCGCCAATAAAACGGCAGTCAATATGCTTGGCTGTTCCGAAAATGAGCTCTGCACAAAAGATTTCAATACAGAAATTAATATGGTTAACTCTAGCACATTAAAATCTCTGAACCTTTTAATAGATTTCCAAAAGAAGCCTGAAAAAAACATCTCAATTGATGATATTGCCCTTAAAACAAAGGTTAAAATTATTCCTGTTTCGGTGAATATTTCCAGAATCCAAGATAGAAACACCATCATGGGCACTGTTGTTGTCATGAGGGATATATCCCAACTCAAAGAAAGTGAAATAGCACTGAAAAACAGCCTTAAACAAATACGCCGTGCATTTGATGAAACCGTGGCATCCCTTGCAATAATGTCCGAAAAACGTGACCCTTATACATCCGGACATCAGGAAAGAGTGGCGGAACTGGCCTCCAGAATAGCAACGAAGCTTAGATTGCCGCTCGAAAAGATTCACTGCGTCAAAATTTCAGGCCTACTTCACGATATAGGAAAGATTTCTATACCGGCTGAAATTTTATCTAAACCTACAAGGCTTACTGATCTGGAAATGAGTCTGGTTAAAACTCATCCAGAAGCCGGTTATGAAATTCTTAAAGGAATATCTTTCCCATGGCCTGTTGCAAAAATAGTATTGCAACACCACGAACGGCTAGACGGGACAGGATATCCCAAAGGTTTGACTGAAAAATTTACACTCCCGGAATCAAAAATCATCGCAGTTGCAGATGTTGTTGAAGCAATGAGTTCGCACAGGCCCTACCGTCCAGCTCTTGGATTTGCTAAAGCGATTGCTGAAATTGTAAAAGGGCGCGGAATTGTTTATGATGCTGACGTTGTAGATGCCTGCATAAATATTATTGAATACGAAAAATTTTCATTCGCCCCATAA